From Myotis daubentonii chromosome 15, mMyoDau2.1, whole genome shotgun sequence, one genomic window encodes:
- the LOC132217326 gene encoding chymotrypsinogen 2, translating into MAFLWLLSCFALLGTAFGCGVPAIHPVLSGLSRIVNGEDAVPGSWPWQVSLQDKTGFHFCGGSLISEDWVVTAAHCGVRTSHLVVAGEFDQGSDAEDTQVLKIAKVFKNPKFSMFTVNNDITLLKLATPARFSQTVSAVCLPDEADDFPAGTLCATTGWGKTKYNNANTPDKLQQAALPLLSNASCKKFWGNKITDLMVCAGASGVSSCMGDSGGPLVCQKDGAWTLVGIVSWGSGTCSTSSPGVYARVTELMPWVRQILAEN; encoded by the exons ATGGCCTTCCTCTGGCTCCTCTCTTGCTTCGCCCTCCTGGGCACAGCCTTCG GCTGCGGGGTCCCCGCCATCCACCCCGTGCTGAGCGGCCTGTCCAGGATTGTCAATGGGGAGGACGCCGTCCCCGGCTCCTGGCCCTGGCAGGTGTCCCTGCAG GACAAAACTGGCTTCCACTTCTGCGGGGGCTCCCTCATCAGCGAGGACTGGGTGGTGACTGCTGCCCACTGCGGGGTCAG AACCTCCCACCTGGTTGTGGCCGGGGAGTTCGACCAGGGCTCAGACGCTGAGGACACCCAGGTGCTGAAGATCGCCAAG GTGTTCAAGAACCCCAAGTTCAGCATGTTCACCGTCAACAACGACATCACCCTGCTGAAGCTGGCCACGCCCGCCCGCTTCTCCCAGACCGTGTCCGCCGTGTGCCTGCCCGATGAGGCCGACGACTTCCCTGCCGGCACCCTGTGCGCCACCACCGGCTGGGGCAAGACCAAGTACAACA ATGCCAACACCCCCGACAAGCTGCAGCAGGCGGCCCTGCCCCTCCTGTCCAACGCCAGCTGCAAGAAGTTCTGGGGCAACAAGATCACCGACCTCATGGTCTGCGCCGGCGCCAGCGGCGTCTCCTCCTGCATG ggcgACTCTGGAGGCCCCCTGGTCTGCCAGAAGGATGGAGCCTGGACCCTGGTGGGCATCGTGTCCTGGGGCAGCGGCACCTGCTCCACCTCCAGCCCTGGTGTGTACGCCCGGGTCACAGAGCTCATGCCCTGGGTGCGGCAGATCCTGGCCGAGAActga